One stretch of Caloenas nicobarica isolate bCalNic1 chromosome 2, bCalNic1.hap1, whole genome shotgun sequence DNA includes these proteins:
- the ACAA1 gene encoding 3-ketoacyl-CoA thiolase, peroxisomal, with the protein MAAAPGGAATRRVQLVLGHLTGPSPGTGTGLRAAPCGSHGGAAPRAASPDDVVVVHGRRTAIGRAKRGAFKDTTPDELLSAVMTAVLQDVNLRPEVLGDICVGNVLQPGAGALIARVAQFLSGIPETVPCSSVNRQCSSGLQAIINIAGGIRNGSYDIGLACGVETMSLRNANNPGDISSSMMENSKARDCLIPMGITSENVAEKFGVSRKKQDAFALASQQKAAKAQQIGLFKTEIVPVTTTVVDNEGNQKTITVHQDEGIRPSTTLEGLAKLKPAFKEDGSTTAGNASQVSDGAAAVLLAKRSKAAQLGLPVLGVLRSFAVVGVPPDVMGIGPAYAIPAALDKAGLTLNDIDIYEINEAFASQAVYCVEKLGIPVEKVNPLGGAIALGHPLGCTGARQVVTLLNELKRRGKRAYGVVSMCIGTGMGAAAVFEYPGN; encoded by the exons atggcggcggcgccgggcggtGCGGCGACGCGGCgggtgcagctggtgctggggcaCCTCACCGGCCCCTCCCCGGGGACAGGGACCGGGCTCCGGGCCGCGCCCTGCGGCAGCcacggcggggccgcgccgcgggCCGCCAGCCCGGACGATGTGGTGGTTGTGCACGGGCGGAGAACGGCCATCGGCCGCGCCAAGCGAGGCGCCTTCAAG GACACTACACCTGATGAACTGCTGTCGGCAGTGATGACAGCTGTCCTTCAAGATGTCAATCTTCGTCCTGAGGTCCTGGGAGACATCTGTGTGG GAaatgtgctgcagcctggagctggTGCTTTGATTGCAAGAGTCGCGCAGTTTCTAAG tgGCATTCCAGAGACGGTGCCGTGCTCGAGCGTGAACCGGCAGTGCTCCTCCGGGCTGCAGGCCATTATCAATATAGCTG GTGGCATCCGAAATGGATCGTATGACATCGGCTTGGCCTGTGG tGTGGAAACGATGTCCCTCAGAAATGCCAATAACCCTGGTGATATCAGTTCCAGTATGATGGAGAACAGCAAAGCTCGAGATTGTCTCATTCCTATGGG aattaCCTCCGAAAACGTGGCAGAGAAGTTTGGAGTTTCCCGAAAGAAGCAAGATGCCTTCGCCTTGGCTTCCCAACAAAa AGCAGCAAAAGCTCAGCAGATCGGACTGTTTAAAACTGAGATCGTTCCAGTGACCACCACTGTTGTAGATAACGAAGGCAACCAAAAAACAATCACCGTGCACCAAGATGAAGGGATCAGGCCGTCCACGACCCTGGAAGGCTTGGCGAAGCTGAAACCTGCCTTCAAAGAGGACGGTAGCACCACAGCAG GCAATGCCAGCCAGGTCAGTGATGGAGCAGCCGCTGTTCTCCTGGCAAAACGCTCCAAAGCGGCACAGCTGGGGCTCCCGGTGCTGGGGGTGCTCAGGTCCTTCGCCGTGGTCGGAGTCCCGCCCGACGTCATGGGCATCGGCCCGGCCTACGCCATCCCCGCGGCCCTGGACAAGGCGG GTCTGACTCTGAATGACATTGATATATATGAAATTAATGAAGCCTTTGCAAGCCAG GCCGTGTACTGCGTTGAAAAGCTGGGCATTCCCGTGGAGAAGGTCAACCCCCTGGGAGGAGCGATCGCACTGGGGCACCCGCTGGGCTGTACTGGTGCTCGTCAAGTTGTCACTTTGCTCAATGAATTGAAGCGCAGAGGGAAAAG agcgTACGGGGTCGTATCGATGTGCATTGGCACTGGCATGGGCGCTGCCGCAGTGTTCGAGTACCCAGGGAACTGA